The sequence CGCTGCGATTAGTGCGCGAGGGCGCGCCGCGCTTCCGGCTCACGCTGGTCAACTCGGTGAATCCGTACCGGATCGAGGGCCAGAAGACCGGCGCCTTCGAGATCTGCGACGCGCTCGGGCGCGCCCCGGACGTGCTCGCGATCCCGGTCGGGAACGCCGGCAACATCACCGCGTACTGGCGCGGCTTCGTCCAGTACCACGCGCGCGATATCGTGACCTCCCGGCCGAAGATGTGGGGGTTCCAGGCGGCTGGAGCGGCGCCCCTCGTCCTGGGACATCCTGTCGATCGGCCGGAGACCGTCGCGTCCGCGATCAGGATCGGCCGGCCGGCCTCGTGGGACGGCGCCGTCGCCGCGGTCAAGGAATCCGGCGGCGCTTTCGAGGCCGTGAGCGACGAGGAGCTGCTCGCCGCGCGCACCCTGCTCGCGCAGGAGGAAGGCATCTTCGTCGAGCCGGCGTCCGCGGCGTCGGTCGCCGGCGTGCTCCGGCGGTCGCGCGAGGGCCGGCTGCGCGAAGGCACCTCGATCGCGTGCATCCTCACCGGCCACGGCCTCAAAGATCCGGAGGCGGTGCTCCGCACGGAACGCCGGCCCGAACCGGTGCCGGCGACGATCGAGGCCATCGAGCGCGTCATCGGCGAGCCTGTGGGCGTCCGGTAGGCGTCCGGTGATCCGCGTCCGCGTGCCGGCGACAACGGCGAACCTGGGGCCGGGATTCGACGCGCTCGGCCTGGCCCTGCGCCTCCACAACTCGGTCGCGCTCGAGGCAGCTCCGGAGCCGCGGATCGAGATCGAGGGCGAAGGCGCCATGGCGCTGCCGCGCGACCCGTCGCACCTCGCGTACCGGGCGGCCCTCGCGGTGGCCGGCGCGCAGACGGGCGCCGCCGCGCCCCGGGCCTTCCACCTGCGGCAGCACAACCGCATCCCGCTGGCCCGGGGCCTCGGCAGC is a genomic window of bacterium containing:
- the thrC gene encoding threonine synthase encodes the protein MSRTAWRGVIEEYRPFLPVSDGTPVVTLREGDTPLLRAERLERHVPGAILYLKNEGVNPTGSFKDRGMTLAISKAVEEGSRGVICASTGNTSASAAAYASRAGIVCFVVVPAGGIALGKVVQALAHGARLVPIEGSFDEALRLVREGAPRFRLTLVNSVNPYRIEGQKTGAFEICDALGRAPDVLAIPVGNAGNITAYWRGFVQYHARDIVTSRPKMWGFQAAGAAPLVLGHPVDRPETVASAIRIGRPASWDGAVAAVKESGGAFEAVSDEELLAARTLLAQEEGIFVEPASAASVAGVLRRSREGRLREGTSIACILTGHGLKDPEAVLRTERRPEPVPATIEAIERVIGEPVGVR